A window of the Dictyostelium discoideum AX4 chromosome 4 chromosome, whole genome shotgun sequence genome harbors these coding sequences:
- the splA gene encoding CZAK family protein kinase: MNSKNDLFIGFFFFFYNYYYYYNNNNNNNNNNNNNNNNNNNNNNNNNNNNNNIYIIVIIGLDPQQNHPSLKIPPPPSPTSPYVRRHARQHSRSNSSNSPGELTGGVEIIQQQNSINTQTSPPTSTSPNTVPPPPPTNTTTSSTTITRNSNNINNSNGGIINSSSGSNINNSSSSGVINTNINNSGGNISPTSNSLPSSNNNILYTSSGSNSGNNNNNNNTINISSGSSGINNSSNSNINNNNNNNSSSSSGIHASGSLTAIPTNTNSNSSIFHSSNSVNRINKSNYSADSLVLPPNRISQVPQSQTQPQLQISPSTSFSSQQQQQQQLQQQLQLQQQLQQQIQQQQQIQQQQNLHFTYSKTFTSGQPNTLVNLSSPPPQSKHLHVSSDHSFFNEVLTPTPVIHNSTNQNNQLLFGDSDPLSFLEYNNFINRYQPALKNNQPVSSYRQQQQIQHQIQLQQIQQQQQQQQQIQQQQLQQQQQIQQQQIQQQQQQIQQQQQQQQQQQQQQQQLQQIQPPPTIQPPPQQTTPTLRGNRSSGNLSGLNSFSLKQSTDSLTPPPNSQQSTVSSNSTPIAATPISPLTAPTSPPPPPPPPTNFNSKFNNNNNNNINNSSNNNTTVPPSPPPIIVLPKSPSSRSPRPASAPVPSAPFLVNNRVINTSSSSNISTNNTDLNLSSSSSSSPPLNISTASPSKSEDSPPTVSPSYKQQQQQQQQQQQQQQQLNNSSNSSYSPKPRSPSVSSPPPSSISPNSSPIGSPNISFHHHQQHQIPPPPPVLSNTNNNNNNNNNNNNNNNNNNNNNNNNNNNNNNNNNTNHTNKKEGDSSWFNMSFKFFKKKLVPSNEYRWDLRKSNSLTLNIEDKSRCSYRLPTSGSKGIAKSTQPFSSSFTYFELFITNGNGDKICFGLTTNDHPIEVYPGNYQGSYGYSGDGKCYFGTNEGRVYGPSFSSGDVVGCGYDSSSKTLYFTKNGVYLGVAAQKVNLIGLYPTVGLQNPGESVVINFFGPFSYRGAPEKPSKQSTIKDSGGSSIIPSEDLIPKEEFEVCRWSEKKNYHGKHVVVRNRTAFLPLDSPKDTIGGVRATQPFGEGFCYFEVIIDQLDKGQLSIGLANLEYPTFYHVGWMPRSYGYHNDDGRKFRWREEPGVNEGESYGSSYKKGDIIGCGLSFTSREIFFTKNGMYLGTAFSNVYGVFYPSVAFNEPGISITGVFGPPFKFSQVTLMLKNVNSTSILVPNGNNNNNSNNNNNNNNNNIIGNGKITTTTTTSTSPSSINNNEDISSNNNNNNNNNNNNNNNNNNNNNNNNNNNNNNSNSSNTNNNNINNTTNNNNSNSNNNNNNNNSNSNSNSNNNNINNNNNNNNNNNNIYLTKKPSIGSTDESSTGSLGGNNSSGNNNSSSGSIGNNSSIIKQRSPPHSINGPLMLPPSSTNNNNNIYSSYNSTTAGSSTTILPTLNHPIFGNTTSNNNSSSTLSVGGNNNLLGRHCQSLPITASTNHTLSSSLGVSFSSPSSSPKTSPRKIVNSSEDLGFVQTFQDQDGQPPSAWRRCGKSIKTKDDITLTIIKKKTSVAMADRPFSSNSSSTICYFEVYLEGHDKKGSITVGLSHSTYPFIKHIGREPKSYGFSSEGEKYGGSEIGEPYGPFFFFDGDSIASSCVIGCGINTSTRDIFFTKNGHYLGVAFSRVTSDPLYPSISFRGVVGGLCVATFPGGHFRFNIEDLPGISPSVWTEALGPDRQGSGFKNWAPNDVAIWLESFNYGQYRKNFRDNNISGRHLEGITHAMLKNDLGIEPYGHREDIINRLNRMIQIWNDKSPDSYPKIAIDSSDKIRWPASGGSSGGINISGGVVIGSSSGSDDGITEISSSSKNIRPYKSYTQKEIEDRNRRSTISGGEKKNKYYIDNQMDPHQIGSMDSDGLLPDFGQGPPDEKNSSKTLSNEQIRYLQQRKDEPPIAISSTGNGGSVSSTGGSSGFLTFPSSNSLTHPPQRDKPTQEFTHLPPITSNYKGITNTGQPHKSFDQPLELFPRHSAFSNNGNNGNNNNNNNNNNIKANQQQQQQSSYQQSQTQQQQQHITSTSTSTTNKWIDPFGGWETQSSLSHPPSRPPPPPPPPPQLPVRSEYEIDFNELEFGQTIGKGFFGEVKRGYWRETDVAIKIIYRDQFKTKSSLVMFQNEVGILSKLRHPNVVQFLGACTAGGEDHHCIVTEWMGGGSLRQFLTDHFNLLEQNPHIRLKLALDIAKGMNYLHGWTPPILHRDLSSRNILLDHNIDPKNPVVSSRQDIKCKISDFGLSRLKMEQASQMTQSVGCIPYMAPEVFKGDSNSEKSDVYSYGMVLFELLTSDEPQQDMKPMKMAHLAAYESYRPPIPLTTSSKWKEILTQCWDSNPDSRPTFKQIIVHLKEMEDQGVSSFASVPVQTIDTGVYA; encoded by the exons ATGAACT cAAAGAACGATC tttttattggtttttttttttttttttacaattattattattattataataataataataataataataataataataataataataataataataataataataataataataataataataataataataataatatttatattattgtt attatTGGACTGGATCCTCAACAGAACCACCCTTCTTTAAAAATCCCACCTCCGCCATCTCCTACATCACCGTACGTTAGAAGACACGCGAGACAACATTCAAGGTCTAATTCTTCAAATAGTCCAGGTGAATTAACAGGTGGAGTTGaaataatacaacaacaaaatagtATAAATACACAAACATCACCACCAACTTCAACATCCCCAAATACagtaccaccaccaccaccaactaatacaacaacatcatcgaCGACAATAACAagaaatagtaataatataaataatagtaacggCGGAATTAtaaatagtagtagtggaagtaatataaataatagtagtagcagTGGGGTAATTAacacaaatataaataatagtggtggaAACATTTCACCAACTAGTAATTCATTAccttcatcaaataataatatacttTATactagtagtggtagtaatagtggaaataataacaacaacaataatacaataaatataagtagtggtagtagtggaattaataatagtagtaatagtaatataaacaacaataataataataatagtagtagtagtagtggtattCACGCTTCAGGTAGTTTAACAGCAATACCAACAAACaccaatagtaatagtagtataTTTCACTCAAGCAACAGTGTaaatagaataaataaatcaaattatagTGCCGACAGTTTAGTATTACCACCAAATCGTATTTCTCAAGTACCTCAATCACAAACACAACCTCAATTACAAATTTCCCCATCAACATCTTTTTCAtcacaacagcaacaacagcaacaattgcaacaacaattacaattacaacaacaattacaacaacaaatacagcaacaacaacaaatacagcaacaacaaaatttacATTTTACCTACTCTAAAACATTTACGAGTGGACAACCAAATACATTAGTaaatttatcatcaccaccacctcaATCCAAGCACCTTCATGTTTCATCGGATCATTCATTTTTCAACGAAGTCCTTACACCTACTCCAGTAATTCATAATAGtacaaatcaaaataatcaattacttTTTGGCGACAGCGATCCACTTTCATTTTtagaatataataattttatcaataggTATCAACCagctttaaaaaataatcaaccaGTTTCATCATATAGacaacaacagcaaatacaacatcaaattcaattacaacaaatacaacaacaacaacaacaacaacaacaaatccaacaacaacaactacaacaacaacaacaaattcaacaacaacaaattcaacaacaacaacaacaaattcaacaacaacaacaacaacaacaacaacaacaacaacaacaacaacaactacaacaaattcaaccaccaccaactattcaaccaccaccacaacaaacaacaccaacattaCGTGGAAATAGAAGTAGTGGTAATCTTTCTggtttaaatagtttttcaTTAAAGCAATCAACAGATTCattaacaccaccaccaaattCACAACAATCAACTgtatcatcaaattcaacaccAATTGCAGCCACACCAATCTCACCACTAACTGCACCAACATCACCACCcccaccaccacctccaccaacaaattttaatagtaaatttaataataataataataataatataaataattcatcaaataACAACACAACTgtaccaccatcaccaccaccaataattGTATTGCCAAAATCACCATCTTCAAGATCACCAAGACCAGCAAGTGCACCAGTTCCAAGTGCACCATTTTTAGTAAATAATCGAGTAATAAATACATCATCGAGTAGTAATATTAGTACAAATAATacagatttaaatttatcatcatcgtctTCATCATCACCCCCATTAAATATTTCGACTGCTTCACCATCAAAATCTGAAGATTCCCCACCAACAGTATCCCCTTCATATaagcagcagcaacaacaacaacaacagcaacaacaacaacaacaacaattaaataattcatcaaattCTTCATATTCACCAAAACCAAGATCACCATCTgtatcatcaccaccaccttcatcaatttcaccaAATTCATCTCCTATTGGTTCACCAAATATATcatttcatcatcaccaacaacatcaaatCCCACCACCACCTCCTGTATTAtcaaacaccaacaacaacaacaacaacaacaacaacaacaacaacaacaacaacaacaacaacaacaataacaacaataataataacaataacaacaacaacaacaacaccaaccaTACCAACAAAAAAGAAGGAGATTCTAGTTGGTTTAATATGAgctttaaattctttaaaaagaaattggtcCCATCCAATGAATATAGATGGGATTtaagaaaatcaaattcacttacattaaatattgaagatAAAAGTAGATGTTCTTACAGACTACCAACATCTGGTTCAAAAGGT attgcaAAATCAACACAACCATTTTCAAGTTCTTTTacttattttgaattattcattacaaatggtaatggaga taaaatatgTTTTGGTTTAACAACAAATGATCATCCAATTGAAGTATATCCAGGTAATTATCAAGGATCATATGGATATAGTGGAGATGGTAAATGTTATTTTGGAACCAATGAAGGTAGAGTTTATGGACCAAGTTTTAGCAGCGGAGACGTTGTAGGATGTGGTTATGATTCAAGTTCAAAAACATTATATTTTACAAAGAATGGTGTATATTTAGGAGTTGCAGCACAAAAAGTGAATCTAATTGGATTGTATCCAACCGTTGGTTTACAAAATCCCGGTGAATCAGTGGTAATCAATTTCTTTGGACCATTCTCTTATCGTGGTGCACCCGAAAAACCAAGTAAACAAAGTACCATCAAagatagtggtggtagttcaATTATACCATCAGAGGATTTAATACCGAAGGAAGAGTTTGAAGTATGTCGTTGGAGCGAAAAGAAAAACTATCATGGTAAGCATGTAGTGGTTCGAAATAGAACAGCATTCTTACCTTTGGACTCACCAAAGGATACAATCGGTGGAGTTCGTGCCACTCAACCATTTGGAGAGGGATTTTGTTATTTCGAAGTAATCATCGATCAATTAGACAAAGGTCAACTTTCAATTGGTTTAGCAAATCTTGAATATCCAACATTTTATCATGTTGGATGGATGCCAAGATCCTATGGTTATCACAATGACGATGGTAGAAAATTTAGATGGAGAGAAGAACCTGGCGTTAACGAAGGTGAGTCTTATGGTTCCTCCTATAAAAAAGGTGATATTATTGGTTGTGGTCTATCTTTTACGAGTAGAGAAatttttttcacaaaaaatGGTATGTACTTGGGTACTGCCTTTTCAAATGTATATGGTGTTTTCTATCCATCTGTAGCTTTTAATGAGCCTGGAATCTCTATAACAGGAGTTTTTGGACCTCCATTTAAATTCTCTCAAGTTACTTTAATGcttaaaaatgtaaattcaaCTTCAATTTTAGTAcctaatggtaataataataataatagtaataataataataataataataataataatataataggTAATGGTAAAATAACCACtaccacaacaacatcaacatcaccttcatcaataaataataatgaagatatttcatcaaataataataataataataataataataataataataataataataataataataataataataataataataataataataataataatagtaatagtagtaatactaataataacaatattaataatactactaataataataatagtaatagtaataataataataataataataatagtaacagcAATAGCaacagcaataataataatattaataacaacaataataataataataataacaataatatatatttaacaaaaaaaccATCAATAGGGTCGACAGATGAATCATCAACAGGTAGTTtaggtggtaataatagcagcggcaataataatagtagtagtggtagtataggtaataatagtagtataaTTAAACAAAGATCACCTCCTCACTCTATAAATGGACCATTAATGTTACCTCCATCttcaaccaataataataataatatttattcttcatataattcaacaacagcagGCTCATCGACAACTATCCTGCCAACATTAAATCATCCAATATTTGGTAACACCACTTCAAACAACAACTCATCATCAACTCTTTCAGtaggtggtaataataatctattaGGTAGACATTGTCAATCATTACCAATTACAGCTTCAACCAATCAtactttatcatcatcattgggtgtatcattttcatcaccatcaagtTCACCAAAAACATCACCACGTAAAATTGTCAATAGTAGTGAAGATTTAGGTTTTGTTCAAACATTCCAAGATCAAGATGGTCAACCACCATCAGCTTGGAGACGTTGTGGTAAATCAATAAAGACCAAAGATGATATCACTCTCACCATCATAAAGAAAAAGACATCGGTTGCAATGGCCGATCGTCCATTCTCATCCAATTCAAGCTCAACCATTTGTTACTTTGAAGTTTATTTAGAGGGTCATGATAAAAAAGGTTCAATCACTGTGGGTTTAAGTCATTCAACATATCCATTTATTAAACATATTGGACGTGAACCAAAATCCTACGGTTTCTCAAGTGAAGGAGAAAAGTATGGTGGAAGTGAAATTGGTGAACCTTATGGtcctttctttttctttgatgGTGATTCAATCGCAAGTAGTTGTGTAATTGGTTGTGGTATCAATACCTCCACCAGAGACATATTCTTTACAAAGAATGGTCACTATTTAGGCGTTGCTTTCTCTAGAGTTACCTCTGATCCACTCTATCCTTCCATCTCATTCAGAGGTGTTGTGGGTGGACTTTGTGTTGCAACTTTCCCAGGTGGTCATTTCAGATTCAATATCGAAGATTTACCTGGTATTTCTCCATCAGTTTGGACTGAAGCCTTGGGACCAGATCGTCAAGGTTCAGGTTTCAAAAATTGGGCACCAAACGACGTTGCAATTTGGTTGGAATCTTTCAACTATGGTCAATATAGAAAGAATTTCCGTGATAACAATATCTCTGGTCGTCATTTAGAAGGAATCACTCATGCAATGTTAAAGAATGATTTAGGTATTGAACCCTATGGACATCGTGAGGATATTATCAATCGTCTCAATAGAATGATTCAAATTTGGAATGACAAGAGTCCAGATTCTTATCCAAAGATTGCTATCGATAGTAGTGATAAGATTAGATGGCCAGCCAGTGGCGGCAGTAGTGGTGGAATCAATATTAGCGGAGGAGTTGTCattggtagtagtagtggtagtgatgATGGTATTACAGAGATCTCAAGCTCATCAAAGAATATAAGACCCTACAAAAGTTATACACAAAAGGAAATTGAAGATAGAAATCGCAGAAGTACAATTAGTGGAggtgaaaagaaaaataaatattatatcgATAACCAAATGGATCCACATCAAATTGGTTCAATGGATTCCGATGGTTTACTTCCAGATTTTGGTCAAGGTCCACCCGATGAAAAGAATTCTTCAAAAACCTTATCCAATGAACAAATTAGATATCTACAACAAAGAAAAGACGAGCCACCTATTGCTATCAGTAGTACCGGAAATGGTGGTAGTGTAAGTAGTactggtggtagtagtggtttCTTAACTTTTCcttcttcaaattctttaactCATCCACCTCAAAGAGATAAACCAACTCAAGAATTCACTCATTTACCTCCAATCACTTCAAATTATAAAGGTATAACTAATACAGGTCAACCACATAAATCATTTGATCAACCATTAGAATTATTTCCAAGACATTCAGCATTTtctaataatggtaataatggtaataataataataataataataataataatattaaagcaaatcaacaacaacaacaacaatcatcatATCAACAATCTcaaacacaacaacaacaacaacatattacatcaacatcaacatcaacaactaaTAAATGGATTGACCCATTTGGTGGTTGGGAAACtcaatcatcattatcacatCCACCATCAcgtccaccaccacctccaccaccaccaccacaactacCAGTTAGATCAGAATACGAGATTGATTTCAATGAATTAGAATTTGGTCAAACCATTGGTAAAGGTTTCTTTGGTGAAGTAAAGAGAGGTTATTGGAGAGAGACTGATGTTGCCATAAAAATCATCTATCGTGATCAATTCAAAACCAAATCATCATTGGTTATGTTTCAAAATGAAGTTGGAATACTAAGTAAATTAAGACATCCAAATGTAGTTCAATTTTTGGGTGCATGTACTGCAGGAGGTGAAGATCATCATTGTATAGTAACAGAATGGATGGGTGGAGGTAGTTTAAGACAGTTCTTGACTGATCATTTCAATTTACTCGAACAAAATCCACATATTCGTTTGAAGTTGGCTTTGGATATTGCAAAAGGAATGAATTATCTACATGGTTGGACTCCACCCATTCTTCATCGTGATTTATCCTCAAGAAACATTTTATTGGATCACAACATCGATCCAAAGAATCCTGTAGTTTCCTCAAGACAAGATATTAAATGTAAGATCTCTGATTTTGGTCTAAGTAGATTAAAGATGGAACAAGCCTCTCAAATGACTCAATCGGTTGGTTGTATTCCCTACATGGCACCAGAGGTTTTCAAAGGCGATAGTAATAGTGAAAAGAGTGATGTTTACTCCTATGGCATGGTTTTGTTTGAACTATTAACCTCTGATGAACCTCAACAAGATATGAAACCAATGAAAATGGCTCACTTGGCTGCTTATGAATCTTATCGTCCTCCAATTCCATTAACTACCTCTTCCAAGTGGAAAGAAATTCTAACTCAATGTTGGGATTCTAATCCTGATAGTCGTCCAACCTTTAAACAAATCATTGTTCATCTCAAAGAAATGGAAGATCAAGGTGTATCTTCTTTTGCATCTGTACCTGTTCAAACTATTGATACTGGTGTTTAtgcttaa
- the rhgA gene encoding Rh-like protein/ammonium transporter produces MTHNDDDHKWVTTKRKEPIFFTVILFIFQIFMIICFAALTGYDTNKNYTGSENPDEFKGGEVQERVNNFYGYFRDINIMIFFGFGFLMTFLRRYGYSALGYTFIISALVSQWSVLLNGFFEAWSHSNKHGEFPSTWEFSMDSLLQGFFCSGSVMISYGAILGRVTPLHMLIMGIIEPIFFFLNVFIGEMNLEAIDVGGGMYIHLFGSVFGLTVAWFLTDRKSKECTDNAPSYSGDNFAMAGTLFLWMMWPSFNAAIAPLGEPQFRAIANTFLSLTGSTVATFIVSRLFSHLGNKLDMVHVQNSSLAGGVVQGCIAHMNINPGGAIAMGFIAGTISVCGYLFITPKVQRKLHIQDTCGILNLHCIPGFLGSIAAIFAAIKGLNNPNMYSKVEFEQIFRAGDSQASANLIATMVSIGLGIVGGLLVGVILLQLKKIKGLKSKEYYQDSAFWILPIDYPKDVATVVALNNAATSEDTAGGDDEEEGVGKEHGAVEMGKHNRIVQPKQDNKYHKQLPSDDEEEDEFKQEPI; encoded by the exons atgaccCATAATGATGATGACCATAAATGGGTAACCACCAAAAGAAAagaaccaattttttttacagttatattatttatttttcaaatatttatgATAATATGTTTTGCTGCATTAACAGGATATGATACAAATAAGAATTACACAGGTTCAGAGAATCCAGATGAATTTAAAGGTGGTGAAGTTCAAGAAAGAGTTAATAATTTCTATGGATACTTTAgagatattaatattatgattttctttggttttggttttttaatgACCTTTTTAAGAAGATATGGTTATTCAGCTTTAGGttatacttttattatttcagcATTGGTTTCCCAATGGTCAGTTTTACTTAATGGTTTCTTTGAAGCTTGGAGTCATAGTAATAAGCATGGTGAATTCCCAAGTACTTGGGAG ttTAGTATGGATTCATTATTACAAGGTTTCTTTTGCTCTGGTTCAGTTATGATTAGTTATGGTGCAATTCTTGGTAGGGTTACACCATTACATATGTTAATTATGGGTATTATTGAACcaatatttttctttttaaatgttttcaTTGGTGAAATGAATTTAGAAGCTAttgatgttggtggtggtatgtACATTCACTTGTTTGGTTCAGTATTTGGTTTAACAGTTGCATGGTTTTTAACCGATAGAAAATCCAAAGAATGCACTGATAATGCTCCATCATATAGTGGTGATAATTTTGCTATGGCTGGTACTTTATTCCTTTGGATGATGTGGCCATCATTTAACGCAGCTATTGCCCCATTAGGTGAACCACAATTCAGAGCCATTGCAAATACTTTCCTTTCATTGACTGGTTCAACCGTTGCAACATTTATTGTCTCTAGATTATTCAGTCATTTAGGTAATAAACTCGATATGGTTCATGTTCAAAACAGTTCATTGGCTGGTGGTGTCGTTCAAGGTTGTATTGCACACATGAACATTAATCCAGGTGGTGCTATTGCTATGGGTTTCATTGCTGGTACAATTTCAGTTTGTGGTTACCTCTTTATTACACCAAAAGTTCAACGTAAACTCCACATTCAAGATACATGTGGtattttaaatcttcattGTATTCCAGGTTTCCTTGGCTCAATCGCTGCAATCTTTGCCGCAATCAAAGGTCTTAACAATCCAAATATGTATAGCAAAGTTGAATTTGAACAAATTTTCCGTGCAGGTGATAGCCAAGCCTCTGCAAATCTCATTGCAACTATGgtttcaattggtttagGTATTGTTGGTGGTTTACTCGTTGGtgttattttattacaaCTTAAGAAAATTAAAGGTCTTAAATCAAAAGAATACTACCAAGATAGTGCTTTCTGGATTTTACCAATCGATTATCCAAAAGATGTTGCAACCGTTGTTGCTTTAAATAATGCTGCTACCTCAGAAGATACTGCTGGTGGCGACGATGAAGAAGAAGGTGTTGGCAAAGAACATGGTGCTGTTGAAATGGGCAAACACAATAGAATCGTTCAACCAAAACAAGATAATAAATATCATAAACAACTTCCaagtgatgatgaagaagaagatgaatttaaacaagaaccaatttaa
- the gcdh gene encoding glutaryl-CoA dehydrogenase, with amino-acid sequence MLSNLSKSLLSKGKFINKNNLLKNKRSFGTIVPGDKFEWNDPLSLESLLTEEEVMIRDQVNKFCQDELMPRIQMAYRDEKFDREIMREYGKMGMLGATIPAYGGVSHVAYGLMANAVEKVDSGYRSAMSVQSSLVMHPINTFGTDAQKSKYLDGLASGDLVGCFGLTEPNAGSDPAGMQTRAVKNSAGNYVLNGTKTWITNSPIADVFVVWAKVENGDIRGFVLEKGMKGLSAPKIEGKLSLRASITGMIVMEDVEVPPTAMFPEVKGLRGPFSCLNKARYGIGWGSLGAAEFCYSTARQYGLDRKQFGKPLAANQLYQKKLADMATEISLGLQACYQVGRLIDAGKATPERISLIKRNSCGKSLDIARQSRDMLGGNGIADEYHVIRHAANLETVNTYEGTHDIHALILGRAITGIPSF; translated from the exons aTGTtgtcaaatttatcaaaaagtTTACTTTCCAAAG gtaaatttataaataaaaataatttattaaaaaataaaagaagttTTGGTACAATTGTACCAggtgataaatttgaatggAACGATCCATTATCATTGGAATCATTATTGACAGAAGAGGAAGTTATGATTAGAGATCaagttaataaattttgtCAAGATGAATTAATGCCACGTATTCAAATGGCCTATAGAGATGAGAAATTCGATAGAGAGATTATGAGAGAGTATGGTAAGATGGGTATGTTGGGTGCAACCATTCCAGCCTATGGTGGTGTTTCACATGTCGCCTATGGTTTGATGGCAAACGCAGTAGAGAAGGTTGACAGTGGTTATCGTTCTGCAATGAGTGTTCAATCTTCATTGGTAATGCATCCAATCAATACCTTTGGTACCGATGCACAAAAATCAAAGTATTTAGACGGTCTTGCAAGTGGTGATTTGGTGGGATGTTTCGGGTTAACCGAACCAAATGCAGGTTCAGATCCAGCAGGTATGCAAACTCGTGCCGTTAAAAACAGTGCAGGTAATTACGTATTGAATGGAACTAAAACTTGGATTACCAATTCACCAATTGCCGATGTGTTTGTGGTTTGGGCAAAGGTGGAGAATGGTGATATTCGTGGTTTCGTTTTGGAGAAGGGTATGAAGGGTTTGAGCGCACCAAAGATCGAGGGTAAGTTATCATTACGTGCATCCATCACTGGTATGATCGTTATGGAGGATGTCGAAGTACCACCAACTGCAATGTTCCCAGAGGTTAAAGGTTTAAGAGGTCCTTTCTCTTGTTTGAATAAAGCACGTTATGGTATTGGTTGGGGTTCATTGGGTGCTGCCGAATTTTGTTATTCTACCGCTCGTCAATATGGTTTAGATCGTAAACAATTTGGTAAACCATTGGCTGCAAATCAATTatatcaaaagaaattagcTGATATGGCCACTGAAATCTCTTTGGGTCTTCAAGCTTGTTATCAAGTAGGTCGTTTAATTGATGCTGGTAAAGCTACCCCAGAAAGAATCTCTTTAATTAAACGTAACTCTTGTGGTAAATCTTTAGATATCGCTCGTCAATCTCGTGATATGTTGGGTGGTAATGGTATCGCTGATGAATATCATGTAATTCGTCATGCTGCAAATTTAGAAACTGTAAACACTTATGAAGGTACTCATGATATTCATGCTCTTATTCTTGGTAGAGCTATTACTGGTATTCcatcattttaa